Proteins encoded by one window of Gopherus flavomarginatus isolate rGopFla2 chromosome 11 unlocalized genomic scaffold, rGopFla2.mat.asm SUPER_11_unloc_1, whole genome shotgun sequence:
- the LOC127040938 gene encoding olfactory receptor 10A2-like, with the protein MYDNKIRQSNKVKMTGGNDTIIMEFTLLGLFHYPELQPLLFLAFLTIYILILMGNALVILVTVYDPVLHTPMYFFLRNLAFLEICYTSVTIPKMLANLLLEKKTISFSGCATQMYFFLFFGTAVCYLLAVISYDRYVAICNPLHYPVLMSRRLCLLLVSGCWVTGMSVSLGQTALIFSVPFCGSNVINHFFCDVPPLVKLLCPDSHVNEVTKVLMNILVIIIPFTLILASYICIVTAILRIPSLDGKRKAIHTCSSHLVSVSLFYGSAVFRYLRPNSGYTSGLDKLLSLLYTVAPALLNPVIYSLRNQRVKAALRKSIQRTLGVHV; encoded by the exons ATGTATGACAATAAAATTAGACAGAgcaacaaggtga AAATGACAGGGGGGAATGACACAATTATAATGGAATTCACACTCCTGGGGCTCTTTCACTATCCTGAGCTGCAGCCCCTACTCTTCCTCGCCTTCCTCACTATCTACATCCTCATCCTGATGGGGAATGCTCTGGTTATCCTCGTCACTGtgtatgaccctgtcctccacacccccatgtacttctttctCCGGAACTTGGCCTTTCTGGAGATCTGCTACACCTCGGTCACCATCCCCAAGATGCTGGCCAACCTTCTCTTGGAGAAGAAAACCATCTCTTTCTCTGGCTGTGCCACCCAGATGTACTTCTTCCTATTCTTTGGCACCGCAGTGTGTTACCTACTGGCCGTCATATCTTATGACCGCTATGTAGCCATCTGCAACCCTTTGCACTACCCAGTCCTCATGAGCAGGAGGCtttgcctcctgctggtctcaggATGCTGGGTCACCGGCATGTCTGTGTCCCTTGGGCAAACAGCTCTGATATTCAGCGTGCCCTTCTGCGGCTCCAATGTCATCAACCACTTCTTCTGTGACGTGCCACCACTGGTGAAGCTCTTGTGCCCAGACTCCCATGTAAATGAGGTAACGAAAGTTCTAATGAATATCCTGGTCATCATCATCCCCTTCACGCTCATCCTGGCCTCCTACATTTGCATTGTCACTGCCATCCTCAGGATCCCATCGCTGGATGGGAAACGGAAAGCCATCCACACGTGTTCCTCTCACCTGGTCTCTGTTTCCCTGTTCTACGGCAGTGCTGTCTTTAGGTACTTGAGACCCAACTCCGGTTACACGTCGGGCCTGGATAAACTGCTCTCTCTGCTCTACACAGTGGCACCTGCCCTGCTGAATCCtgtcatctacagcctgaggaaccagCGGGTGAAAGCAGCACTGAGAAAAAG catccaaagGACTTTAGGAGTACACGTCtga